One Pseudomonas tolaasii NCPPB 2192 genomic window carries:
- a CDS encoding amino acid ABC transporter permease, which produces MASSGLELLWVSLPQLGKGAAQTLSISLLSIAFSTVGGVLYGVLRTLNNRLINVVLRVYLELFRAIPVLVWLYLLFFGLPIFFGLSIPSFWCAVLVLSLWGASEVGEVVRGALHSLPRGQREAGLSIGLSDPQLYGYVLLPQALKRMTPPTINVYTRIIKTSSLAVLIGLVDVIKVGQQIIERTYESVLIYGVLFLFFFFICYPLSAASKVLERRWAQA; this is translated from the coding sequence ATGGCCAGTTCGGGTCTTGAGTTGTTGTGGGTGTCGTTGCCGCAACTGGGCAAGGGCGCTGCGCAAACCCTGTCAATTTCGCTGTTGAGCATTGCGTTCAGCACCGTCGGTGGCGTGTTGTATGGCGTGCTGCGGACCCTGAACAATCGGCTGATCAACGTGGTGCTGCGGGTATACCTGGAACTGTTTCGGGCGATCCCGGTGCTGGTGTGGCTGTACCTGCTGTTTTTCGGCCTGCCGATTTTCTTTGGCCTGAGCATTCCGAGTTTCTGGTGCGCGGTGCTGGTGCTGTCGTTGTGGGGCGCCAGCGAAGTCGGCGAAGTGGTGCGTGGCGCGTTGCATTCGCTGCCCCGTGGCCAGCGCGAGGCGGGGTTGTCGATAGGCTTGTCCGATCCGCAACTGTACGGCTACGTGCTGCTGCCGCAAGCCCTCAAACGCATGACGCCGCCGACCATCAACGTCTACACGCGCATTATCAAGACCAGTTCGCTCGCCGTGCTGATCGGCCTGGTGGACGTGATCAAGGTCGGCCAGCAAATCATCGAACGCACCTACGAGTCCGTATTGATCTACGGCGTGCTGTTCCTGTTTTTCTTCTTTATCTGCTACCCGTTGTCGGCCGCCTCCAAGGTGCTGGAACGGCGCTGGGCCCAGGCATGA
- a CDS encoding ExbD/TolR family protein — MAFSTQDSDEVLSEINVTPLVDVMLVLLVVFIVTAPLLTNAIPINLPKTQAVAPVEQKDPLVVSIDGAGKLFINKDEIQPDLLEFNLQSAKAKDPDVRVQLQADDGVNYGEVARAMASIERAGITKLSVITAR; from the coding sequence ATGGCCTTCTCCACGCAAGACAGTGATGAGGTGCTGAGCGAGATCAACGTGACGCCGCTGGTGGACGTAATGCTGGTGCTGCTGGTGGTGTTTATTGTTACCGCGCCGCTGCTGACCAATGCGATTCCGATCAACCTGCCCAAGACCCAGGCCGTGGCCCCGGTGGAGCAGAAAGACCCGCTGGTGGTGAGCATCGACGGTGCGGGCAAGCTGTTTATCAACAAGGACGAAATCCAGCCGGACCTGCTGGAATTCAACCTGCAGTCGGCCAAGGCCAAGGACCCCGATGTGCGGGTACAACTGCAGGCTGACGACGGAGTGAACTACGGCGAAGTGGCGCGAGCCATGGCGTCTATCGAACGCGCGGGCATTACCAAGCTGTCGGTGATTACCGCTCGTTAA
- a CDS encoding alpha/beta hydrolase, with product MHSESIRYLIVPGWQGSPEDHWQSHWQNSLPNSARVEQADWLTPRREDWVAALAEAIAADSTPVILIAHSLGCITVAHWAATAPVQFLRQVRGALLVAPADVERPACAPALRNFAPIPTDLLPFPSQVVSSDNDSAVSAPRALELARNWGAEAGILSGAGHINVKSGHQRWEQGFAYLYRLQHRLEHHARRSA from the coding sequence ATGCACAGCGAGTCGATTCGTTACCTGATCGTGCCGGGCTGGCAAGGATCGCCAGAAGATCATTGGCAAAGTCACTGGCAGAACAGCCTGCCCAACAGCGCACGCGTGGAGCAGGCCGACTGGCTCACGCCGCGCCGCGAAGACTGGGTGGCGGCGCTGGCCGAGGCCATCGCGGCGGACAGCACGCCGGTCATCCTGATCGCCCACAGCCTGGGTTGCATCACCGTCGCCCACTGGGCCGCGACGGCGCCAGTGCAATTCCTGCGTCAGGTGCGCGGCGCGTTGCTGGTGGCGCCCGCCGATGTGGAACGCCCGGCCTGTGCCCCCGCCTTGCGCAATTTCGCCCCCATACCGACCGACTTGCTGCCGTTTCCCAGTCAGGTGGTCAGCTCCGACAACGACAGCGCCGTCAGTGCCCCGCGGGCCCTGGAGCTGGCGCGCAACTGGGGCGCCGAAGCCGGGATTTTGTCCGGCGCCGGCCATATCAATGTGAAATCCGGCCACCAGCGCTGGGAGCAGGGTTTTGCTTACCTCTATCGCCTGCAACACCGCCTTGAGCATCACGCCCGGCGTAGTGCCTGA
- a CDS encoding transporter substrate-binding domain-containing protein: MKKLLLPLLAVAVLAGCDKKAEEPAKPVAAAASYIDKIKARDKLIVGVFTDKPPFGFVNEAGRYVGFDTDIGRQFAKDLLGDENKVEFVAVEPASRIPFLQSDKVDLILANMTVTPERKEAVDFTNPNLKVAVQALVPNDSAVKSLNDLATRTTIVTTGTTADIWLTKNHPDWKLLKFEKNSESLQALSAGRGDAYAQDNLVLFSWAKQNPGYRVLEEKLGDEAPIAPAVKKGNTELRDWVNAELAKLGEEKFLLKLYDQYVRKELSDDTKPESVIVEGGKWQG, translated from the coding sequence ATGAAAAAGTTACTGCTGCCACTGTTGGCCGTCGCCGTACTGGCCGGCTGCGATAAAAAGGCCGAAGAGCCTGCCAAGCCTGTCGCCGCTGCCGCAAGTTACATCGACAAGATCAAGGCGCGCGACAAGCTGATTGTCGGCGTGTTCACCGACAAACCGCCGTTCGGTTTTGTGAACGAAGCTGGCCGTTACGTGGGGTTTGATACCGACATCGGCCGTCAATTCGCCAAGGACCTGCTGGGCGATGAAAACAAGGTCGAGTTCGTCGCGGTTGAACCGGCGAGCCGTATTCCGTTCCTGCAAAGCGACAAGGTCGACCTCATCCTCGCCAATATGACCGTGACGCCTGAGCGCAAGGAAGCGGTGGACTTCACCAACCCCAACCTGAAAGTCGCCGTGCAAGCCCTGGTGCCTAACGACAGCGCCGTCAAAAGCCTGAATGACCTGGCCACCCGCACCACCATCGTGACCACCGGCACCACGGCCGATATCTGGCTGACCAAGAACCACCCGGACTGGAAACTGCTCAAGTTCGAGAAAAACTCCGAGTCGTTGCAAGCGTTGTCGGCAGGTCGTGGGGATGCCTACGCGCAAGACAACCTGGTGCTGTTCAGCTGGGCCAAGCAAAACCCGGGCTACCGCGTGCTGGAGGAGAAGCTCGGTGACGAAGCGCCAATCGCACCGGCGGTGAAGAAGGGCAACACCGAACTGCGCGACTGGGTGAATGCCGAGTTGGCGAAGTTGGGTGAGGAGAAATTCCTGCTCAAGCTGTATGACCAATATGTGCGTAAAGAGCTGAGCGATGACACCAAGCCTGAGAGTGTGATTGTTGAAGGCGGGAAGTGGCAGGGCTGA
- a CDS encoding CynX/NimT family MFS transporter — protein MTLNKSFAGWGLLVVLGLNLRPILSSISPLLGEIRQATGLSFQSSALLTSLPVVCMGLVALIGVRVEARLGERRGIALGLMMILLACLARWLMGQASTLLVTALLGGAGVALIQALVPAMIKREFHHRVPVAMGVYSASLMAGGGLAALLSPVVATHFQQWQAGLGVWLLPALAALLLWAFVPLGAARSTRLIPAFKGLRNRRAWLLALYFGLVNCGYMSMVAWLPAYFQQLGWSVLLSGSLLAFMTIFQVLAALLMPVLAQRGIDRRPLLGISLLAQTVGYLGLIFAPLQFPHLWVALCGFGLGACFALSLLLTLDHHRDPRQAGQLAAFVQGVGFLINAISPWLTGWLRELTGNFISAWWVLTATAVAMLVVTRVFSPATYRTPSEVVAPGHA, from the coding sequence ATGACCCTGAATAAATCCTTTGCCGGCTGGGGCCTGCTGGTGGTGCTGGGCCTTAACCTGCGGCCGATCCTCAGTTCCATCAGCCCCTTGCTCGGCGAGATCCGCCAGGCCACCGGGTTGAGCTTCCAGAGCAGCGCCTTGCTCACCAGCCTGCCGGTGGTGTGCATGGGGCTGGTCGCGTTGATCGGCGTGCGCGTGGAAGCACGCCTGGGCGAACGGCGTGGTATTGCTTTGGGCTTGATGATGATTCTGCTGGCGTGCCTGGCACGCTGGCTGATGGGCCAGGCCTCGACGCTGCTGGTGACGGCGTTGCTCGGCGGGGCGGGCGTGGCGCTGATCCAGGCGCTGGTGCCGGCGATGATCAAGCGCGAATTCCACCACCGCGTGCCGGTGGCGATGGGCGTGTACTCGGCGTCGTTGATGGCCGGTGGCGGGCTCGCGGCATTGCTCAGCCCGGTGGTGGCCACGCATTTCCAGCAATGGCAGGCGGGCCTGGGTGTGTGGCTGCTGCCGGCTTTGGCCGCGCTGCTGCTGTGGGCGTTTGTGCCGCTGGGCGCCGCCAGGAGCACCCGATTGATTCCCGCCTTCAAAGGCCTGCGCAACCGCCGCGCCTGGTTGCTGGCGCTGTATTTCGGCTTGGTGAACTGCGGCTACATGAGCATGGTGGCGTGGCTGCCGGCGTACTTTCAGCAATTGGGCTGGAGCGTGCTGCTCAGCGGTTCGTTGCTGGCATTCATGACGATCTTCCAGGTGCTCGCCGCGCTGTTGATGCCGGTGCTGGCGCAACGCGGCATCGACCGCCGCCCGCTGCTCGGCATCAGCCTGCTGGCGCAGACCGTGGGTTACCTCGGCCTGATTTTCGCGCCGCTGCAATTTCCGCATCTGTGGGTGGCGCTGTGCGGCTTTGGCCTGGGCGCGTGCTTCGCCCTGAGCCTGCTGCTGACCCTCGACCACCACCGCGACCCGCGCCAGGCCGGGCAACTGGCGGCGTTCGTGCAAGGCGTGGGCTTTTTGATCAATGCGATTTCGCCGTGGCTGACCGGCTGGCTGCGCGAGCTCACCGGTAACTTCATCAGCGCATGGTGGGTACTGACGGCCACGGCGGTGGCCATGCTGGTGGTGACACGGGTGTTCAGCCCGGCCACCTACCGCACGCCGTCAGAAGTCGTAGCGCCCGGTCACGCCTAA
- a CDS encoding amino acid ABC transporter ATP-binding protein, with protein MSALIEFQGFNKFFGEAQVLKSIDLSVQSGEVVVILGPSGCGKSTLLRCLNGLEVAHSGSLRFAGNELLDKNTDWRQVRQDIGMVFQSYHLFPHMSVLDNILLGPLKVQKRDPREAREQAEKLLERVGLADKRDAFPRQLSGGQQQRIAIVRSLCMNPQVMLFDEVTAALDPEMVKEVLEVIQGLARDGMTLLIVTHEMAFARAVADRVVFMEAGRILEQNTPEAFFTNPQTARAQQFLEKFSFVSTLPKKTKELELL; from the coding sequence ATGAGCGCATTGATCGAGTTTCAGGGTTTCAACAAGTTCTTCGGCGAAGCACAGGTGCTCAAGAGCATCGACCTGAGCGTGCAAAGCGGCGAAGTGGTGGTGATCCTCGGCCCCAGCGGCTGCGGCAAAAGCACCTTGCTGCGCTGCCTCAATGGGCTGGAAGTCGCCCACAGCGGCAGCCTGCGCTTTGCCGGCAACGAGCTGCTGGATAAAAACACCGACTGGCGCCAGGTGCGCCAGGACATCGGCATGGTGTTCCAGAGCTACCACCTGTTCCCGCACATGAGCGTGCTCGACAACATCCTGCTCGGCCCGCTGAAAGTGCAGAAGCGCGACCCGCGCGAAGCCCGTGAGCAAGCCGAAAAATTGCTGGAACGCGTAGGCCTGGCCGACAAGCGCGACGCCTTTCCGCGCCAGCTTTCCGGCGGCCAGCAGCAGCGCATCGCCATCGTCCGTTCGTTGTGCATGAACCCCCAGGTCATGCTCTTTGATGAGGTCACCGCCGCCCTCGATCCGGAAATGGTCAAGGAGGTGCTGGAAGTGATCCAGGGCCTGGCCCGCGATGGCATGACCTTGCTGATCGTCACCCATGAAATGGCTTTCGCCCGCGCCGTCGCCGACCGCGTGGTGTTTATGGAGGCGGGTCGCATCCTCGAACAAAACACCCCCGAGGCATTCTTTACGAACCCGCAAACCGCACGCGCGCAGCAGTTCCTGGAGAAGTTCTCCTTTGTGTCAACACTGCCCAAGAAAACCAAGGAACTGGAGTTGCTATGA
- a CDS encoding amino acid ABC transporter permease, producing the protein MTFDFAFILSTLPAFLTAVGVTLQVGLIAIATSLLVALINAALLVFRTPYVSRLVALYVELARNTPLLIQLFFVYFALPALGFNISGFWAAIITMTFLGGAYLTEVLRAGVEAVPLAQIESGKSIGLSDWQLLRHVILPQAGILSLPALFANFIFLLKETTVVSAVAVPEILYTTKSYIALYYKTYEMLAVLTLICVLLFLPLSLLLSRLERRLQHGQFGS; encoded by the coding sequence ATGACCTTCGATTTCGCTTTTATCCTCAGCACCTTGCCTGCGTTTCTCACAGCCGTGGGGGTGACGCTGCAAGTGGGCCTGATTGCCATTGCCACCTCTTTATTGGTGGCGTTGATCAACGCGGCGTTGCTGGTGTTTCGCACGCCTTATGTGTCGCGCCTGGTGGCACTGTATGTGGAGCTGGCGCGCAACACGCCACTGCTGATCCAACTGTTTTTCGTCTACTTCGCGCTGCCGGCGCTCGGCTTCAACATCTCCGGGTTCTGGGCGGCGATCATCACCATGACCTTCCTCGGCGGCGCCTACCTCACCGAGGTGCTGCGCGCCGGTGTGGAAGCGGTGCCGCTGGCGCAGATCGAGTCGGGCAAATCCATCGGCCTGTCGGACTGGCAACTGCTGCGCCATGTGATCCTGCCCCAGGCCGGCATCCTCAGCCTGCCCGCACTGTTCGCCAACTTCATCTTTCTGCTCAAGGAAACCACCGTGGTGTCCGCCGTGGCGGTGCCGGAGATTCTCTACACCACCAAGAGCTACATCGCCCTCTACTACAAGACTTACGAAATGCTCGCCGTGCTGACGCTGATCTGCGTGTTGCTGTTCTTGCCGCTGTCGCTGTTGCTCAGCCGCCTGGAAAGGAGGCTCCAGCATGGCCAGTTCGGGTCTTGA
- a CDS encoding MotA/TolQ/ExbB proton channel family protein: protein MMALASPLESIESAVIWLLVAFSVATWGFALLKGVQFGRLKAQDRKFHKQFWAASSLDSAAELAQTQPGAAARVALAGYAAIQVGDAPHAADLSQAINHQDRLERALRQQIVRERRSLETGLAVVASIGSTSPFIGLFGTVWGIMEALKGISAAGSASLETVAGPIGAALVATGVGIAVAVPAVLVYNYFLRRLKLTAADLDDFAHDFYSLAQKNAFRVLLHPTLTKAAAGNPQKVKEAS from the coding sequence ATCATGGCATTAGCATCTCCACTTGAATCCATCGAAAGCGCGGTGATCTGGCTGCTGGTGGCCTTTTCGGTCGCCACTTGGGGTTTTGCCCTGCTCAAGGGCGTGCAGTTCGGGCGCCTGAAGGCGCAGGACCGCAAGTTCCACAAACAATTTTGGGCCGCGTCCAGTCTGGATTCAGCGGCTGAACTGGCGCAAACCCAGCCCGGCGCTGCGGCCCGCGTGGCCCTGGCCGGTTATGCCGCGATCCAGGTCGGCGATGCGCCGCACGCCGCTGATTTGAGCCAGGCCATCAACCACCAGGACCGCCTGGAACGCGCCCTGCGCCAGCAGATCGTGCGTGAACGCCGCTCCCTGGAAACCGGGCTCGCCGTGGTCGCCAGTATCGGCAGCACCTCGCCGTTTATCGGCCTGTTCGGCACCGTGTGGGGGATCATGGAAGCGTTGAAGGGCATCAGCGCGGCCGGTTCCGCCAGCCTTGAAACCGTGGCCGGTCCGATTGGTGCGGCACTGGTCGCCACTGGCGTCGGTATCGCGGTCGCGGTGCCGGCGGTGCTGGTTTACAACTATTTCCTGCGCCGCTTGAAGTTGACGGCCGCTGACCTGGACGACTTTGCCCACGACTTCTACAGCCTGGCGCAGAAGAACGCCTTCCGCGTGCTGCTGCACCCGACGCTGACCAAAGCAGCCGCCGGTAACCCACAAAAAGTGAAGGAGGCGTCCTGA
- a CDS encoding AAA family ATPase, which produces MLKTLAVANYRSINKLVVPLDRLNLITGPNGSGKSNLYRALRLLAETAQGGVINALAREGGLDSTFWAGPETITRRMREGEVPIQASTRSSVKRLRLGFAGEDFSYAISMGLPSPGISYFSLDPEVKKECIWAGHLYRPASLLVQRSGPMVRARDGRGWDVLAQHTPAYHSLFDQVGSLRGSPEVLMLRESIRGWRFYDHFRSDVDAPVRQPQLGTRTPVLHHDGRDLAAALQTIREIGDPEALQRAVSDAFPGARLNIQPLQGGRFAIEFYQEGLLRPLSAAELSDGTLRYLLLIAALLTPRPPTMMVLNEPETSLHPDLLPALARLIIQASLHCQVWVVSHASRLIAALQQDEGCNSIVLEKVLGETQIVGQGILDAPAWHWPQ; this is translated from the coding sequence ATGCTCAAAACCCTCGCGGTGGCCAATTACCGCTCGATCAACAAATTGGTGGTGCCGCTGGACCGGTTGAACCTGATCACCGGTCCCAATGGCAGCGGCAAATCCAACCTGTACCGCGCCCTGCGCCTGCTGGCGGAAACCGCCCAGGGCGGGGTAATCAATGCGTTGGCGCGTGAAGGCGGGCTGGATTCGACGTTCTGGGCCGGGCCGGAGACCATCACCCGCCGCATGCGTGAGGGCGAGGTGCCGATACAAGCCAGCACGCGCTCTAGCGTAAAGCGACTGCGCCTGGGGTTTGCCGGCGAAGATTTCAGCTACGCCATCTCCATGGGGCTGCCTTCACCGGGCATCAGCTATTTCTCTCTGGACCCGGAGGTGAAAAAGGAATGCATCTGGGCTGGCCACCTGTACCGCCCCGCCAGCTTGCTCGTACAGCGCTCCGGCCCGATGGTACGCGCCCGGGACGGTCGTGGCTGGGATGTGCTGGCCCAGCACACACCGGCCTATCACAGCCTGTTTGACCAGGTCGGCAGCCTGCGCGGATCACCCGAGGTGCTGATGCTGCGCGAAAGCATTCGCGGCTGGCGCTTTTATGATCACTTTCGCAGTGACGTGGACGCGCCCGTGCGCCAGCCACAATTGGGCACGCGCACGCCGGTGCTGCACCACGACGGGCGAGACCTGGCGGCGGCATTACAAACCATCCGTGAAATCGGCGACCCCGAGGCGTTGCAGCGGGCGGTGAGCGATGCATTCCCCGGCGCGCGGCTGAACATCCAGCCCTTGCAGGGAGGGCGTTTCGCGATTGAGTTTTATCAGGAAGGCTTGCTGCGCCCGTTATCGGCCGCGGAATTGTCGGACGGGACTTTGCGTTACCTGCTGCTCATCGCCGCGCTGCTGACGCCAAGGCCACCGACCATGATGGTGCTGAACGAGCCGGAAACCAGTTTGCACCCGGATTTGTTGCCGGCGTTGGCGCGCTTGATTATCCAGGCGTCCCTGCATTGCCAGGTGTGGGTGGTGTCCCATGCGAGCCGGTTGATTGCGGCGTTGCAGCAGGATGAAGGGTGTAATTCGATTGTGTTGGAGAAGGTGTTGGGCGAGACCCAGATCGTCGGTCAGGGGATTCTGGATGCGCCGGCGTGGCATTGGCCGCAATAG
- a CDS encoding MetQ/NlpA family ABC transporter substrate-binding protein: MKKVLLFTALAAALTASFAQANEKLVVAATPIPHAEILELVKPTLAKEGVDLEIKVFTDYVQPNVQVAEKRLDANYFQTLPYLENFNKGKGTNLVTVVGVHVEPFGGYSKKIKNISELKDGATVAIPNEGSNSGRALLLLQKAGVITLKDPSNALATPKDIKDNPKHLKFKELESALLPRVLDQVDLDLINTNYALEAGLNPAKDALIIEDAKSPYVNFLVARPDNKDSDAIQKLSKALTSPEVKAFIEKKYNGAVVPAF; encoded by the coding sequence ATGAAAAAGGTTCTGTTGTTTACCGCACTGGCGGCTGCCCTGACTGCAAGCTTCGCCCAGGCCAACGAGAAACTGGTGGTTGCCGCCACGCCGATCCCGCACGCCGAGATCCTTGAGCTGGTCAAACCAACCCTGGCCAAAGAAGGCGTGGACCTGGAAATCAAAGTCTTCACCGACTACGTGCAGCCGAACGTGCAGGTGGCCGAGAAGCGTCTGGACGCCAACTACTTCCAGACCCTGCCGTACCTGGAAAACTTCAACAAGGGCAAGGGCACCAACCTTGTAACCGTGGTGGGCGTGCACGTTGAACCCTTCGGCGGCTACTCGAAAAAGATCAAGAACATCTCCGAGCTCAAAGACGGCGCCACCGTGGCGATCCCGAACGAAGGCTCCAACAGCGGCCGCGCCCTGTTGCTGCTGCAAAAGGCCGGCGTGATCACCCTGAAAGACCCGAGCAACGCGCTGGCTACGCCGAAGGACATCAAGGACAACCCCAAGCACCTGAAATTCAAGGAGCTGGAATCGGCCTTGCTGCCACGCGTGCTGGACCAGGTTGACCTGGACCTGATCAACACCAACTACGCGCTGGAAGCCGGCCTCAACCCGGCCAAGGACGCACTGATCATTGAAGATGCCAAGTCGCCGTACGTGAACTTCCTGGTGGCCCGCCCGGACAACAAGGACAGCGACGCTATCCAGAAACTGTCCAAGGCGCTGACCAGCCCGGAAGTCAAAGCCTTCATCGAGAAGAAGTACAACGGCGCGGTGGTGCCGGCGTTCTGA
- a CDS encoding sigma 54-interacting transcriptional regulator: MSLHETYGQPLLTFPDADKSPLSIRAKALVFVDPRSRQLREELESLAPRTLPVLIRGETGSGKELLARHIHRGSDRTGLFVSVNCGAISPTYADAELFGYAAGAHSGAASSRAGWFGSANGGTLYLDEIGDLPLPIQVKLLAALENHEVTRVGAHQPSPVDVRLVAATSIDLAQAVAAGKFNERLFHYLSEGQLDLPALRERVGDILSLAEYFLGIYSQRLDLPVPLISDAAQRVLEHHSWPGNTRELENVIHFALLVSSGDEILPEHLNLPAVGSPLEQVRQIFERARAAEQETLRQFLYEQNGIST, translated from the coding sequence ATGAGTCTGCATGAAACCTACGGCCAGCCGTTGCTGACCTTCCCTGACGCCGATAAAAGCCCGCTGAGCATCCGCGCCAAGGCGCTGGTGTTCGTCGACCCGCGTTCACGCCAACTGCGCGAAGAGTTGGAGAGCCTCGCACCACGCACGTTGCCGGTGTTGATTCGCGGCGAGACCGGCAGCGGCAAAGAGCTGCTGGCGCGGCACATTCACCGCGGCAGTGACCGCACCGGTTTGTTCGTGTCGGTCAATTGCGGCGCCATCAGCCCCACGTATGCCGACGCCGAGTTGTTCGGGTATGCCGCCGGCGCCCATAGCGGCGCGGCCAGCAGCCGGGCCGGGTGGTTTGGCTCGGCCAATGGCGGCACGCTCTATCTGGATGAAATCGGCGACTTGCCGTTGCCGATTCAGGTCAAGCTGCTGGCCGCGCTGGAAAATCATGAAGTGACCCGCGTCGGTGCCCACCAGCCGAGCCCGGTGGACGTGCGGCTGGTCGCGGCCACTAGCATCGACCTGGCCCAGGCCGTGGCGGCGGGCAAATTCAACGAGCGCTTGTTCCATTACCTGAGCGAAGGCCAGCTGGATTTGCCCGCGCTGCGCGAACGCGTCGGCGATATTTTGTCTCTGGCCGAATACTTCCTCGGCATCTACAGCCAGCGCCTGGACCTGCCGGTGCCGCTCATCAGCGACGCGGCGCAGCGCGTGCTGGAGCATCACAGCTGGCCGGGCAATACCCGCGAGCTGGAAAACGTCATTCACTTTGCATTGCTGGTCAGCAGTGGCGACGAGATTCTGCCCGAGCATTTGAATCTGCCGGCGGTGGGCTCACCGCTGGAGCAGGTGCGGCAGATCTTCGAACGGGCCAGGGCTGCCGAGCAGGAAACGTTGCGTCAATTCCTGTATGAGCAAAATGGAATATCAACGTGA
- a CDS encoding energy transducer TonB — protein MGNVQTAASAPEAQWRQAPGGELVDLGRPHRAPLGQQRLQQAPKRFSSRREGFLLGLLVLALHGAVIYWVSQKPTPVLPVVPPEIPPMTIEFSQPAPPVVEPPPPVPPPPPPPVVEPPPPVVDELAAKPAPPKPIPKPKPKPVPKPEPKPAPKPVEQPPAPPTPAPPAPPAPAAPPSPAPVTPASANAAYLKNPAPEYPSLAQRRGWEGTVLLRVHVLASGKPGEIQIQKSSGRQQLDDAALAAVKRWSFVPAKQGDVAQDGWVSVPIDFKIH, from the coding sequence ATGGGCAATGTCCAGACCGCCGCCAGTGCACCAGAGGCGCAGTGGCGCCAGGCACCGGGTGGTGAGTTGGTCGACCTTGGCCGGCCGCACCGCGCGCCGTTGGGGCAGCAGCGTCTGCAGCAAGCCCCGAAACGCTTTTCGAGTCGTCGCGAAGGCTTTTTGCTGGGCCTGTTGGTCCTGGCCCTGCACGGTGCGGTGATCTATTGGGTGAGCCAGAAGCCAACGCCGGTGCTGCCTGTGGTGCCGCCGGAAATTCCGCCGATGACCATCGAATTTTCCCAGCCGGCGCCGCCGGTGGTTGAGCCGCCACCGCCCGTGCCGCCACCCCCGCCGCCGCCCGTGGTTGAGCCACCGCCGCCGGTAGTGGATGAACTGGCCGCCAAACCGGCGCCGCCAAAACCGATTCCAAAACCCAAGCCGAAGCCGGTTCCGAAGCCCGAGCCCAAGCCCGCGCCGAAACCGGTTGAGCAGCCGCCTGCGCCACCGACGCCCGCGCCACCGGCTCCACCTGCGCCGGCCGCACCGCCGTCGCCGGCACCCGTGACACCGGCTTCGGCCAACGCCGCGTACTTGAAGAACCCGGCGCCGGAATACCCGTCACTGGCTCAGCGCCGCGGGTGGGAAGGCACGGTGTTGCTCAGGGTGCATGTGTTGGCCAGCGGCAAGCCGGGCGAGATCCAGATCCAGAAAAGCAGCGGTCGCCAGCAACTCGATGACGCCGCGCTGGCCGCCGTGAAGCGTTGGAGCTTTGTGCCGGCCAAACAGGGCGACGTGGCCCAGGACGGCTGGGTCAGCGTACCGATCGATTTCAAGATTCACTAA
- a CDS encoding LysR family transcriptional regulator: protein MFDPVLLRSFVAVVDCGNFTRAAERLHLTQSTVSQQIRRLEDAVTCQLLDREQRRVVPTAEGERLLAYARRILALHEEAADVLVNQQSDGVLRLGVPEDFAAERLMPLLSAFVVAHPRVRLEVTSGLGPELQRQYRAGEFDVLLVKQMGESDDCLASWPEPLCWVDSRSTPSLGRDPLPLVAFPVGGLYRNEMLQHLEVGGWRWRIGYSSASLASVCSAVAAGLGISLLPRRVVQAGHMILEEDSGLPSVQGVRLALYGRSGLGAAGQTLQRQLLDLCANSPA, encoded by the coding sequence ATGTTTGATCCCGTGTTGTTGCGCAGTTTTGTCGCCGTGGTGGACTGCGGCAATTTCACTCGCGCCGCCGAGCGCCTGCACCTGACTCAGTCCACCGTGAGCCAGCAAATCCGTCGCCTGGAAGACGCCGTGACGTGCCAGTTGCTCGACCGCGAGCAGCGCCGCGTGGTGCCGACCGCCGAAGGCGAGCGCTTGCTGGCCTATGCGCGGCGCATCCTCGCGCTGCATGAGGAAGCCGCCGATGTGCTGGTCAATCAGCAAAGCGATGGCGTGCTGCGTCTGGGCGTGCCGGAAGATTTTGCTGCCGAGCGGCTGATGCCGTTGTTATCGGCGTTTGTGGTGGCCCACCCGCGCGTGCGGCTGGAGGTCACCAGCGGCCTCGGTCCGGAACTGCAACGCCAATACCGGGCTGGCGAGTTCGACGTGCTGCTGGTCAAGCAGATGGGCGAAAGCGACGACTGCCTGGCCTCCTGGCCGGAACCGCTGTGCTGGGTCGACAGCCGCAGCACGCCGTCCCTGGGCCGCGACCCGCTGCCGTTGGTGGCTTTTCCAGTGGGCGGCTTGTACCGCAATGAAATGCTGCAGCACCTGGAAGTCGGCGGTTGGCGCTGGCGCATCGGTTATTCCAGCGCGAGCCTGGCCAGCGTGTGCTCGGCCGTGGCGGCGGGGCTGGGCATCAGTTTGCTGCCCAGACGCGTGGTGCAGGCCGGGCACATGATTCTTGAGGAGGACAGCGGTTTGCCCTCGGTGCAAGGCGTGCGTCTGGCCTTGTACGGCCGCAGTGGCCTGGGTGCGGCGGGGCAAACATTGCAGCGTCAATTGCTGGATTTGTGTGCAAACAGCCCTGCATAA